A single window of Haloferax marinisediminis DNA harbors:
- a CDS encoding APC family permease yields MSGNNGGVPSGQTEGGGESLVSSDPSVDVGTTADEVTVLESGTELERTIDLRGGLAIGVGTMVGAGIFVFPGLAAGNAGPAAALSFVIGAVIALLVALPTSELATAMPKSGGAYYFISRGMGAPFGAVVGIGLWLGLVFASAFYLVGFAQYAVAVLEEIGASAIIVESVPFVAVLGIGFGLLLTVVSVFGTENTTKLQNGIVSLLLGILFIFLLYGSLDTLGLFGRETVPEQFLPYGSFSIFTTAALVFTSYLGFAQVATVAGEITKPGRNLPLAMIGSVVIVGTLYVVTILISTGAFGSVRLSTFGETAIVEVARSYLGLPGAIAILVAGLLATVSSANASILSSSRALYALSRDALVPTQLGRINLRYGTPHLALALVGGPTVVLVAVGRTEVLAEVASFLHLISYGLMCVALVVLRRSNPEWYNPSFRVPGYPAVPIVGAIASFGLVAFMQPLSQVIGIVVSVAALVWYLIYAREVTLKGVQADA; encoded by the coding sequence ATGAGCGGAAACAATGGGGGTGTTCCGTCGGGACAGACGGAAGGGGGTGGCGAGTCGCTCGTTTCGTCTGACCCATCGGTCGATGTGGGCACAACCGCTGACGAAGTGACGGTTCTCGAGAGTGGGACGGAACTCGAACGAACAATCGACCTCCGAGGTGGACTTGCAATCGGCGTCGGGACGATGGTTGGGGCAGGGATTTTCGTCTTTCCCGGCCTCGCCGCCGGCAACGCAGGCCCTGCTGCCGCGCTGTCGTTCGTAATTGGTGCGGTCATTGCGCTGCTTGTCGCACTCCCAACCTCGGAGTTGGCGACGGCGATGCCGAAGAGTGGTGGTGCGTACTACTTCATCTCGCGTGGGATGGGAGCGCCGTTTGGGGCCGTCGTCGGGATTGGTCTGTGGCTTGGTCTCGTCTTTGCATCGGCGTTCTATCTCGTCGGATTTGCCCAGTACGCCGTCGCCGTTCTCGAAGAGATTGGTGCGTCGGCGATAATCGTAGAGTCCGTTCCGTTCGTTGCCGTCCTCGGTATTGGATTCGGACTGCTCTTAACCGTGGTCAGTGTCTTCGGGACGGAGAACACGACGAAACTGCAGAACGGAATCGTGAGTCTGCTTCTCGGTATTCTCTTCATCTTCCTCCTCTACGGCTCTCTCGACACCCTCGGCCTCTTCGGCCGCGAGACGGTTCCTGAACAGTTCCTGCCGTATGGGTCGTTCAGTATCTTCACAACGGCAGCGCTCGTCTTCACCTCGTACCTCGGGTTTGCACAGGTCGCGACCGTCGCGGGCGAGATTACGAAACCAGGGCGGAATCTCCCGTTAGCCATGATTGGCTCTGTAGTCATCGTTGGGACGCTCTACGTGGTGACAATACTCATTTCGACAGGTGCCTTCGGAAGCGTACGACTCTCCACGTTCGGCGAGACGGCCATCGTCGAAGTCGCTCGTTCGTACCTCGGTCTCCCTGGGGCTATTGCAATTCTCGTCGCTGGACTTCTCGCGACAGTTTCGAGTGCGAACGCATCGATTCTGAGTTCTTCGCGTGCACTCTACGCTTTGAGTCGCGATGCCTTGGTGCCGACGCAACTTGGCCGAATCAATCTGCGATACGGCACACCACATCTCGCGCTCGCTCTCGTGGGAGGCCCGACGGTCGTACTCGTCGCAGTGGGTCGGACCGAGGTGTTGGCAGAAGTGGCCTCATTTTTGCACCTCATCTCCTACGGCCTCATGTGTGTTGCCCTCGTCGTCCTTCGGCGCTCGAACCCCGAGTGGTACAACCCCTCGTTCCGGGTCCCTGGCTATCCCGCAGTGCCTATTGTGGGGGCCATCGCGAGTTTCGGCCTCGTTGCGTTTATGCAACCGCTCTCACAGGTAATCGGTATCGTCGTCAGCGTCGCTGCATTGGTGTGGTATCTGATTTACGCACGTGAGGTCACTCTCAAGGGGGTGCAAGCAGATGCGTAA
- a CDS encoding ABC transporter permease, translated as MATEQETDESKPLISQSQRERMARFVRKFRSNTKAMLGFTIVVMLVLVAIFAPVIAPYSIEATNIEDRSQPPSVEHPFGTDDLGRDIFSRVVMGSRISLYVGFGAISGALAVGAVIGVVAGYAGGLTDEILMRVMDAAMAFPPVLLALTLLVVLGPELSNVIIALAFVYTPYIARVSRSAALAERNEAYVEAAVARGESDSRIVFSEVFPNCTAPMLVQGSLNISFAILAEASLSFLGLGAQPPKPSWGLMINTGRGFMETAPWMLLFPALAIGIAVVGFNMLGDGLRDVLDPKVEAIE; from the coding sequence ATGGCAACCGAACAAGAGACCGACGAAAGCAAGCCACTCATCTCGCAGTCGCAACGCGAACGAATGGCGCGCTTCGTCCGGAAGTTCCGGAGCAACACGAAGGCGATGCTCGGCTTTACCATCGTGGTGATGCTCGTGCTCGTCGCCATCTTCGCGCCCGTCATCGCTCCGTACTCGATAGAAGCGACGAACATCGAAGACCGGTCACAGCCCCCGTCGGTCGAACACCCGTTCGGAACCGACGACCTCGGACGTGACATATTCAGCCGCGTCGTCATGGGAAGTCGCATCTCGCTGTACGTTGGCTTCGGTGCCATCTCCGGTGCGCTCGCCGTCGGTGCCGTCATCGGTGTCGTCGCCGGGTACGCCGGGGGGTTGACAGACGAGATTCTGATGCGCGTCATGGACGCGGCGATGGCGTTCCCGCCGGTGCTCCTCGCACTGACGTTGCTCGTCGTGCTAGGTCCGGAGTTGAGTAACGTCATCATCGCGCTCGCGTTCGTCTATACACCGTACATCGCTCGCGTGTCGCGGAGTGCGGCGCTGGCCGAGCGCAACGAGGCGTACGTCGAGGCGGCCGTCGCCCGTGGCGAGAGCGACTCGCGCATCGTCTTCAGCGAGGTGTTCCCGAACTGTACGGCACCCATGCTGGTGCAGGGGTCGCTCAACATCTCGTTCGCCATTCTCGCGGAGGCGAGTCTGTCGTTCCTCGGTCTCGGTGCACAGCCACCGAAGCCCTCGTGGGGACTGATGATTAACACGGGCCGCGGTTTCATGGAGACTGCACCGTGGATGCTGCTGTTCCCCGCGCTGGCTATCGGTATCGCCGTCGTCGGATTCAACATGCTCGGTGACGGCCTGCGCGACGTTCTCGACCCCAAGGTGGAGGCGATAGAATGA
- the rdfA gene encoding rod-determining factor RdfA: protein MPDDRPNPTNSKVGRLIESYGLNGLGEELEDRWTDDEDADSLRTLADVFNHELLKTAATDAGLDLLDGEVKTFYDALVEDDATGAERTRARGRLERAGIDVDGLQDDFVSHQAVHTYLTSYRGASKERKRSDPTERVQRLRGRLAAVTESAIESAANQDEIVVGSPDVLVDVQVFCADCGSQYSFDELVERGGCDCQQ, encoded by the coding sequence ATGCCAGACGACCGACCGAATCCGACGAACTCGAAGGTCGGACGCCTCATCGAGTCGTATGGGTTGAACGGACTCGGTGAGGAGTTAGAAGACCGGTGGACCGACGACGAGGATGCAGATAGTCTGCGGACCCTCGCCGACGTGTTCAACCACGAACTCCTCAAGACTGCGGCGACAGACGCTGGTCTCGACTTGCTCGACGGTGAAGTCAAGACGTTCTACGACGCGTTAGTCGAAGACGACGCGACTGGTGCCGAACGAACTCGTGCACGTGGTCGCCTCGAACGGGCCGGTATCGACGTCGACGGCCTGCAAGACGACTTCGTCTCTCATCAGGCCGTCCACACCTATCTCACCTCGTATCGCGGTGCCTCCAAAGAACGCAAACGGAGTGACCCGACCGAACGAGTCCAGCGACTCCGTGGGCGACTCGCCGCGGTGACAGAGAGTGCCATCGAGTCGGCCGCAAACCAAGACGAAATCGTCGTCGGGTCTCCCGACGTGCTCGTCGACGTACAGGTGTTCTGTGCCGACTGTGGAAGCCAGTACAGCTTCGACGAACTAGTCGAACGTGGCGGGTGCGACTGCCAGCAGTAA
- a CDS encoding ABC transporter substrate-binding protein, with protein sequence MQENDKGTESPDSSGDGSIRGRFDRRTFLGAAATTGAAALAGCTGGSDDGGESGGDSGSSGGSGGSSDDDTETAEASGGKQGGTLQWGGAVPVQGLDPHIDTSAASKRVLENIYEEVVALQDDYSIKPHLAKSFDQSDDNTLLTFELREGVKFHNGKEMTSEDVLASYERVQNGDYLATGFFEFVEELRAPDDYTFEIQLTEPFAPFLAKMATAELSVMPAENAAKDMVETPIGTGPYKFDSREIETSFTMVRNEDYWGTSDEDGPFIEEIVKSEIPDPSVRLQSFLAGEYDFINGIAPKDVSRVEQAPDVRFEKQFPKSLVYLGMNCDVAPFDNKDARIALDYAIDKEKVAEAALYGTGETTASPAAPGSPWVNPDVEPRPRDLEKAQEHLDAAGMSDGYTATFKIPQSYPTQVQAAEVIAADAAEVGINLEIQQITWSTWLSDVYSKRDFQATTSSYLALWYPDVSFYKFLHPNGAFFFTNWVNEDYNALVEEARTIYDEDERAELYHEATQILHDERAGHMFLWWQPSLYGAASQYKGDIGAPDGSTLQFSDNWLDR encoded by the coding sequence ATGCAAGAGAATGACAAGGGGACCGAATCTCCCGATAGCAGCGGCGATGGTTCGATCCGTGGCCGTTTCGACCGCCGTACCTTCCTCGGCGCAGCAGCGACGACGGGCGCTGCAGCACTCGCAGGATGTACCGGTGGCAGCGACGATGGCGGCGAATCCGGTGGAGACTCTGGCAGTTCGGGCGGCAGCGGAGGTTCCAGCGACGACGACACCGAAACGGCCGAGGCAAGTGGCGGCAAGCAAGGTGGCACGCTCCAGTGGGGCGGTGCAGTTCCGGTTCAGGGTCTCGACCCTCACATCGACACCTCCGCGGCGTCGAAGCGCGTCCTCGAGAACATCTACGAGGAAGTCGTCGCGCTGCAGGACGACTACTCCATCAAGCCGCATCTCGCGAAGTCGTTCGACCAGTCGGACGACAACACGCTCCTGACGTTCGAACTCCGTGAGGGTGTCAAATTCCACAACGGCAAGGAGATGACCTCCGAAGACGTGCTCGCGAGTTACGAGCGCGTTCAGAACGGCGACTACCTCGCCACGGGATTCTTCGAGTTCGTCGAGGAACTCCGCGCCCCCGACGACTACACCTTCGAGATTCAGCTCACCGAACCCTTCGCACCCTTCCTCGCGAAGATGGCGACGGCGGAACTCTCTGTCATGCCGGCCGAGAACGCCGCGAAGGACATGGTCGAGACTCCCATCGGAACGGGCCCGTACAAGTTCGATAGCCGTGAAATCGAGACCTCGTTCACGATGGTTCGCAACGAGGACTACTGGGGGACCTCCGACGAGGACGGCCCGTTCATCGAGGAAATCGTCAAGAGCGAGATTCCGGACCCGAGCGTCCGTCTCCAGTCGTTCCTCGCCGGCGAGTACGACTTCATCAACGGCATCGCGCCGAAGGACGTCTCTCGCGTCGAACAGGCACCTGACGTGCGCTTCGAGAAGCAGTTCCCCAAGTCGCTCGTCTACCTGGGAATGAACTGTGACGTGGCACCTTTCGACAACAAGGACGCCCGCATCGCACTCGACTACGCCATCGACAAGGAGAAGGTCGCCGAAGCGGCTCTCTACGGCACCGGTGAGACCACTGCGTCCCCTGCAGCACCCGGAAGCCCATGGGTCAACCCTGACGTCGAACCGCGTCCACGTGACCTCGAAAAGGCACAGGAACACCTCGACGCCGCCGGCATGTCTGACGGTTACACGGCGACGTTCAAGATTCCGCAGTCCTACCCGACGCAGGTGCAGGCCGCAGAGGTCATCGCGGCCGACGCCGCCGAAGTGGGAATCAATCTCGAAATCCAGCAGATCACGTGGAGTACGTGGCTCTCGGACGTCTACTCGAAGCGTGACTTCCAGGCGACGACGAGTTCCTACCTCGCACTGTGGTACCCCGACGTGTCGTTCTACAAGTTCCTGCACCCCAACGGTGCGTTCTTCTTCACCAACTGGGTGAACGAGGACTACAACGCACTCGTCGAGGAAGCGCGTACCATCTACGACGAAGACGAGCGCGCGGAGCTCTACCACGAGGCGACGCAGATTCTCCACGACGAACGTGCCGGTCACATGTTCCTGTGGTGGCAACCGAGCCTGTACGGTGCAGCCTCGCAGTACAAGGGTGACATCGGTGCACCCGACGGGTCGACGCTGCAGTTCTCCGACAACTGGCTCGACCGCTAA
- a CDS encoding ABC transporter permease translates to MSMYNYVFRRVGFMAVTLFFVTLIAFAVTNILPGDVALLILGPNATEQSLEALQTQLGLNRPLYVQYIDWVLGLLQGNMGESLRFGEPVSALIAERLPRSLMLAVAATFVAVVLSIPLGVYAAINQNEAPDVTASMFAFVGISMPIFLWGLVFILVFAVWLNLFPTGGYVSPSEDLVGSLTRLVLPAGAMGFALTAYIMRMTRSSMLEVLSEEYINLARAKGMSQRVIVLRHALKNAVIPVITVIAFQFSYAFGGVVVLEEVFFWPGIGRLTLTAIQSRDIPLIQGCIVVVALIYMFSNFAADLLYAYFDPRIRYGGDD, encoded by the coding sequence ATGTCGATGTACAACTACGTCTTCCGGCGCGTTGGCTTCATGGCGGTGACGCTGTTCTTCGTCACGCTCATCGCCTTCGCCGTCACCAACATCCTCCCTGGTGACGTGGCCCTCCTCATCTTGGGCCCCAACGCGACCGAGCAGTCGCTCGAAGCGCTCCAAACTCAACTGGGACTCAACCGCCCGCTGTACGTGCAGTACATCGACTGGGTCCTCGGGCTTCTTCAGGGGAACATGGGCGAATCACTGCGATTCGGCGAACCCGTGTCGGCGCTCATCGCCGAGCGCCTGCCCCGTTCGCTGATGCTGGCAGTCGCGGCGACGTTCGTCGCCGTCGTGCTGTCGATTCCGCTCGGCGTCTACGCCGCAATCAACCAGAACGAGGCGCCCGACGTGACCGCGTCGATGTTCGCCTTCGTCGGCATCTCGATGCCCATCTTCCTCTGGGGGCTGGTGTTCATCTTGGTGTTCGCCGTTTGGCTCAATCTCTTCCCGACCGGCGGGTATGTTTCACCGAGTGAGGACCTCGTCGGGTCGCTCACTCGACTCGTCCTCCCCGCGGGAGCGATGGGCTTCGCACTCACCGCGTACATCATGCGGATGACCCGGTCGTCGATGCTCGAAGTGTTGAGCGAGGAGTACATCAACCTCGCGCGTGCGAAGGGGATGAGCCAACGCGTCATCGTCCTTCGGCACGCACTCAAGAACGCTGTCATCCCCGTCATAACGGTCATCGCGTTCCAGTTCAGTTACGCGTTCGGCGGGGTCGTCGTGCTGGAAGAGGTGTTCTTCTGGCCCGGAATCGGCCGGTTGACGTTGACCGCAATTCAGAGCCGCGACATCCCCCTCATTCAGGGGTGTATCGTCGTGGTCGCACTCATCTACATGTTCTCGAACTTTGCCGCAGACTTGCTGTACGCGTACTTCGACCCGCGTATCCGCTACGGAGGTGACGACTAA
- a CDS encoding Zn-dependent hydrolase: MRVNQQRLRSDIESNAEFGAIPTGEGRGRTVLTGSEADRRAREFFCERLRDAGLSIYIDEVGNIAGRWVPESADPDAAPVATGSHLDSVPEGGIFDGPLGVYAGLESIRAMQDAGVEPVRPVEVVNFTEEEGQRFGGGLIGSAVAVGEMDSDEALSIEDTDGIPLGDALADIGYRGEDRIDAAEWDSWIELHIEQSERLEDANVPAGVVTSIVGLSRCSVEITGEADHAGSTLMGDRSDALAAASEFVLDVEQATNERTERSETAVGTVGKLNVSPNAPNVISGKVTLTVDIRDVDYDSIEYIIEEAQASLDRIEDERPVETTLEHPWDRQPVEMSDRCRDALHDAGADANLETLDLHSGAGHDTMHVAEVTDAALLFAPSRDGISHNPREWTDWEDCAEATQVLAGALAKLATE; encoded by the coding sequence ATGCGAGTCAATCAGCAGCGACTCCGCAGTGACATCGAGTCGAACGCGGAGTTCGGTGCCATCCCCACGGGCGAAGGACGTGGGCGGACGGTACTCACTGGGAGTGAAGCGGACCGACGAGCGAGAGAGTTCTTCTGTGAGCGACTTCGAGACGCTGGTCTCTCTATTTACATCGACGAAGTCGGAAACATCGCTGGTCGCTGGGTCCCCGAAAGCGCAGACCCGGATGCAGCACCAGTTGCGACCGGAAGCCACCTCGACTCCGTCCCAGAGGGAGGAATCTTCGATGGTCCACTCGGGGTCTACGCAGGCCTCGAAAGTATCCGAGCGATGCAGGATGCGGGCGTCGAACCCGTTCGACCCGTCGAAGTCGTCAACTTCACCGAAGAAGAGGGGCAGCGGTTCGGTGGTGGGCTCATCGGGTCGGCCGTGGCCGTCGGCGAGATGGACAGCGACGAAGCGCTCTCGATCGAAGATACAGACGGAATCCCCCTCGGCGACGCACTCGCAGACATCGGATATCGAGGCGAAGACCGAATCGACGCCGCCGAGTGGGATTCGTGGATAGAACTTCACATCGAGCAATCGGAGCGACTCGAAGACGCGAACGTCCCCGCTGGAGTCGTTACGAGCATCGTCGGCCTCTCCCGATGTTCCGTCGAGATAACCGGTGAGGCCGACCACGCCGGGTCGACACTCATGGGTGACCGCTCCGATGCCCTCGCCGCAGCCAGCGAATTCGTCCTGGACGTCGAGCAGGCGACGAACGAGCGCACCGAACGCTCCGAAACGGCAGTCGGTACCGTCGGAAAGCTCAACGTGTCGCCGAACGCGCCCAACGTCATCTCGGGGAAGGTGACACTGACAGTCGACATCCGCGACGTCGACTACGACTCCATCGAGTACATCATCGAGGAAGCCCAGGCAAGCCTCGACCGTATCGAAGACGAACGCCCCGTCGAGACGACGCTCGAACATCCGTGGGACCGACAGCCAGTCGAGATGAGTGACCGCTGTCGCGATGCGCTCCACGACGCCGGTGCAGACGCAAATCTCGAAACACTCGACCTCCACTCTGGTGCGGGCCACGACACGATGCACGTCGCAGAAGTCACCGATGCGGCGCTCCTCTTCGCACCGTCACGAGATGGAATCTCTCACAACCCACGCGAGTGGACCGACTGGGAGGACTGCGCCGAGGCGACACAGGTCCTCGCAGGTGCGCTCGCCAAACTGGCGACCGAATAG
- a CDS encoding universal stress protein, with product MRKSPEIRVLVPVAILKGQVIPDQMVRLLSRATVVLLGYYEIPEQTAPDQAREQFEAKAQHELQDLVDAFESCGSTVETRLVFTHNISQTTDRIATEANCDAVLLSNPAPTIDRIIVPIKERINAEAIAKVVAGVSSHQAVEVTLFHAASDEADVQYGEQLLGEVSDELVVLGVSRDQLNRVVTVAQNPLQALIVAAENHDVVIMGEEEPTIRGRLFGETSDRVAEQTVGPVLVVRRPLEPNKSGDSREN from the coding sequence ATGCGTAAATCGCCAGAGATTCGGGTTCTTGTCCCGGTTGCCATCCTGAAGGGGCAGGTGATTCCAGACCAGATGGTTCGCCTGCTCTCTCGTGCCACTGTTGTTCTCCTTGGATACTACGAGATTCCTGAACAAACGGCCCCTGATCAAGCACGTGAACAGTTCGAAGCGAAAGCGCAGCACGAACTCCAGGACTTGGTCGACGCGTTCGAATCGTGTGGTTCCACGGTCGAGACGCGCCTCGTCTTCACTCACAACATTTCACAGACGACCGACCGAATCGCGACTGAAGCCAACTGTGATGCGGTGTTACTCTCGAACCCTGCACCGACGATCGACCGTATCATCGTCCCGATTAAAGAGAGGATCAACGCCGAGGCTATCGCCAAAGTTGTCGCGGGTGTGAGCAGCCACCAAGCGGTCGAAGTTACACTGTTCCACGCTGCATCCGACGAAGCAGACGTTCAATACGGTGAACAACTGTTAGGTGAGGTTTCGGACGAACTCGTCGTCCTCGGCGTCAGCCGTGACCAGCTCAACAGAGTCGTGACAGTTGCACAGAATCCGCTCCAAGCACTCATCGTGGCTGCAGAAAACCACGACGTCGTCATTATGGGTGAGGAGGAACCAACGATTCGTGGCCGGTTGTTTGGTGAGACGTCTGACCGTGTCGCAGAGCAAACTGTCGGTCCTGTTCTCGTCGTTCGGCGACCACTCGAACCGAACAAAAGTGGTGATTCGAGAGAAAACTGA
- a CDS encoding archaea-specific SMC-related protein, whose protein sequence is MTITSRAASVTVEARNIGGIEQTHVEFEPGITILVGRNATNRTSFLQALMAALGSNRASLKADADEGEVSLTVGDETFTRVLRRKGSNTVTKGDPYLSDPELADLFAFLLESNEARRAVERGDDLRELIMRPVDTTGIEAQITQLEAERRKLDERLREADSLDRTIANLEQREAELDAKIDDARERLEALEAEIESTEQTDTGDNEVLDRLNDLRSTLENVRFRLETERQSLEALRDDEEDIREALDELPDETTDSPSELESKLSKRRERVRELESQMNEIQNIVRVNESMLTGGNRGVTNALRSEDAGGSVTDQLLGGDDVVCWTCGSEVSAETIEATVEHLEDYRASLAADRRETREEIDDLSARLDTIEERRSRRRELSSRLEQTVAEREETLDRIADLESRQDELREEITTVEAKAEDVDDETDELVELHSKANRAELERERLETERERVREQLDEAQNRQDELADHERRRSEIGDEIQELRGRIDRIEADAVEAFNDHMERVLDILQYENIERVWIERVRRQTSGRGQSQDQSQFNLHIVRQTESGSVYEDTVDHLSESEREVIGLVFGLAGYLVHDVAEQLPFMLLDSLEAIDSERIAALVEYIHEHAEYVVVALLPEDASALDDGHTRITEI, encoded by the coding sequence ATGACAATCACCAGTCGCGCTGCCAGCGTCACCGTTGAGGCGCGTAATATCGGAGGAATCGAACAGACTCACGTCGAGTTCGAGCCTGGAATTACGATTCTCGTCGGCCGGAACGCTACTAACCGAACGTCGTTCTTACAGGCGTTGATGGCCGCGCTCGGGAGCAACCGGGCGTCGCTGAAGGCAGATGCCGACGAAGGTGAGGTGTCACTGACGGTCGGTGACGAGACGTTCACGCGCGTCCTTCGTCGGAAGGGGTCGAACACTGTCACGAAGGGTGACCCATATCTCTCTGACCCCGAACTCGCCGACCTCTTCGCATTTTTGTTAGAGTCGAACGAGGCACGCCGGGCCGTCGAACGGGGCGACGACCTGCGCGAACTCATCATGCGGCCCGTCGACACCACGGGTATCGAAGCCCAAATCACGCAGTTGGAAGCCGAACGGCGAAAACTCGACGAGCGGTTGCGTGAAGCAGACTCCCTCGACCGGACGATCGCTAACTTAGAGCAACGCGAAGCAGAACTCGACGCGAAAATCGACGATGCTCGCGAGCGTCTCGAAGCACTCGAAGCCGAAATCGAGTCCACAGAACAGACCGACACCGGTGACAACGAGGTCCTCGACCGACTCAACGACCTGCGTTCGACGCTCGAGAACGTCCGGTTCCGTCTCGAAACGGAGCGCCAGAGCCTCGAAGCGCTCCGCGACGACGAGGAAGACATCCGTGAGGCACTGGACGAACTCCCGGACGAGACCACCGACTCCCCGTCTGAACTCGAATCGAAGCTCTCGAAGCGCCGGGAGCGTGTTCGCGAACTCGAATCACAGATGAACGAGATTCAGAACATCGTCCGCGTGAACGAGTCGATGCTCACCGGTGGGAACCGTGGTGTCACGAACGCGCTTCGGAGTGAAGACGCCGGTGGCAGCGTCACGGACCAACTGCTCGGTGGTGACGACGTCGTCTGTTGGACGTGTGGGTCCGAAGTCTCCGCAGAGACCATCGAGGCGACGGTCGAGCACCTCGAAGATTACCGTGCGTCCCTCGCTGCCGACCGACGAGAAACACGCGAAGAGATAGACGACCTCTCGGCACGACTGGACACCATCGAGGAGCGCCGAAGTCGCCGTCGAGAGCTCTCTTCTCGACTCGAACAGACTGTCGCAGAGCGCGAAGAGACGCTCGACCGAATCGCCGACCTCGAATCACGCCAGGACGAACTCCGTGAGGAGATTACGACGGTCGAAGCGAAAGCCGAGGACGTCGACGACGAGACTGACGAGTTGGTCGAACTTCACTCGAAAGCGAACCGTGCAGAACTCGAACGCGAGCGACTCGAGACTGAGCGAGAGCGCGTCCGTGAGCAGTTAGACGAAGCGCAGAACCGACAGGACGAACTCGCCGACCACGAACGCCGCCGGTCGGAAATCGGTGACGAGATTCAGGAACTTCGCGGCCGTATCGACCGAATCGAGGCCGACGCCGTCGAGGCGTTCAACGACCACATGGAACGGGTGCTCGACATCCTCCAGTACGAAAATATCGAACGCGTCTGGATAGAGCGCGTCCGCCGACAGACGTCCGGGCGTGGACAGTCACAGGACCAGAGCCAGTTCAATCTCCACATCGTCAGGCAGACCGAGTCGGGTTCTGTCTACGAAGACACCGTCGACCACCTCTCAGAGAGTGAACGGGAGGTCATCGGCCTCGTGTTCGGTCTCGCCGGCTACCTCGTCCACGACGTGGCTGAACAACTTCCGTTCATGCTCTTGGACTCGCTGGAGGCAATCGACTCCGAGCGAATCGCTGCGCTCGTCGAGTACATCCACGAGCACGCCGAGTACGTCGTCGTCGCACTGCTCCCCGAAGACGCATCTGCCCTCGACGACGGACACACGAGAATCACAGAGATTTAA
- a CDS encoding IclR family transcriptional regulator, translating to MTDERTNGSPRTLKTVSRAFDVVRALEELDGARVTELANHLDLSKSVVYNYLSTLRAEKFVVKEGDTYQLSLQFLLVGEYVRYQNILYRIGKPEIEELAEKTGEYAHLATEQHGLGINLYKVSGETAVGSDYQVNKLQRADYLHFSATGKAILAHLPRERVDWIIDQYGLPAKTEETITDRDELFDELETIRECGYSLNDEEEIKGLQAIGAPVTNRHGRVLGSISVSGPVRRMKQPEYHEKLIESVVNTANVIEVNVNMEESDDEFPTFS from the coding sequence ATGACCGACGAACGCACGAACGGTTCGCCGCGGACCCTCAAGACGGTGTCTCGCGCGTTCGACGTAGTTCGGGCGCTCGAAGAGTTAGACGGCGCGAGGGTGACCGAGTTAGCAAATCACCTCGACCTCTCGAAGAGCGTCGTGTACAACTACCTGAGTACGCTCCGTGCGGAGAAGTTCGTCGTCAAAGAAGGCGACACGTATCAACTCTCGCTCCAGTTCCTCCTCGTGGGCGAGTACGTCCGGTACCAGAACATCCTCTACCGTATCGGAAAGCCAGAGATCGAAGAACTCGCCGAGAAGACCGGTGAGTACGCTCATCTGGCCACCGAACAGCACGGCTTGGGTATCAACCTGTACAAGGTGAGCGGTGAGACGGCCGTCGGGAGCGACTATCAGGTGAACAAACTCCAACGAGCAGACTACCTGCACTTCTCGGCGACGGGCAAAGCCATCTTGGCACACCTCCCACGCGAACGCGTCGACTGGATTATCGACCAGTACGGACTTCCGGCAAAGACAGAGGAGACGATAACCGACCGAGACGAACTCTTCGACGAGTTAGAGACGATTCGTGAGTGTGGATACTCACTCAACGACGAAGAGGAAATAAAAGGCCTGCAAGCAATCGGCGCCCCGGTGACGAACCGACACGGCCGCGTGCTCGGGTCTATCAGCGTCTCCGGGCCTGTTCGCCGGATGAAGCAGCCAGAGTACCACGAGAAACTCATCGAGAGCGTCGTCAACACCGCGAACGTCATCGAGGTGAACGTCAATATGGAAGAGTCGGACGACGAGTTCCCGACGTTCAGCTGA